GGAGAAAAATGAGTTTAAACTgcaacagagacagaaatagTGACATCACACTGCACCTGAAACTCTCAGCATGGGAAGTTTTGGTCAcgaaacacccccccccccccccactcctatTAGATATTATTATACTTCCTCATTTAAGGCTGCCCACAGGCCGGATCACTGAATGTCCCTTTTAAGGAAAGTGAAAAGGGACGTTGATGAAATCCCCAACACGTCACTCTGTTTTCAAAATGAGAGATGTCCCTGTTCGTCTTTCACCGTATAAATGTGGCTTTAGGTGGAGTTGAAGCTCACACAGCAGAGAGGCCAGGGTTGCTACAGCTCAGCGGTAccggacaacacacacacatacacacacactctgggaaATGGCTGCTCCTCGACTTGCTCTGGCTggatttgtgctgctgctggctgtgatcACTGTGACGGAAGGTAAGTTCACCTTAATAAGACTTTACccatacacgtgtgtgtgtgtgtgtgtgtgtgtgtgtgtgtgtgtgtgtgtgtgtgtgtgtgtgagagagagagagtatgagTATGGTCTCTGCTTTTATCTACATTATTTAATCTTACAATCTGTTCATTGTAAACCGCAGTATCAGACAAACGGGCCACGCAGGAAAataacaaagaaataaaaaagggaaCAACGTGCAGTTCATTTGTGCATGTGTTCAAAGGTCTGCGTGGTTCTGGACCAAGGAGATGCTGCACAAGGTTCAATAAGAGGCAGGTGCAACAAGACAAAGTGTTGAGCTACACCAGGACCAGCCAGCGCTGCGCCATCCCCGGAGTCTTGTAAGTGCAGAAGTTAACTGGGATGTAGTGTTTTCATGTAGGGATGTGCTGaccctgagtgtgtgtgtgtgtgtgtttcttcagcCTGAAAACAGTGGGTGGGAATACTCTGTGTGCCAGATCTTCAGTCGACTGGGTGAAAGATCTCATCAGACACCTGGATGCCAAATCTGCCCACATTGGGGAGACGTCCAacctgtaaccatggcaacagcgtGTCCACGCTCAGGCCCTGCCAGGAGCTCCACAGGCTCTTCGTACAATTCTTGTGACGCAGTGAATAGTTTGTCTAAATTGTCACACAATCTGATGTGCATGATCTTAAGCTAAACGTCTGCTTTTTTGAGTGATATATAGTGAAAGCTTTAGATTAACAGCATTTTGCCCGTTATGCACATGGAAAGATGAATTTTTATGAAATAAATTTGCTTCTGATTCTGTGGAGAGTAGAACACAACACTTCATGTTCATCCATCAATATGAACTATTGCTGTCAGTATGACCAAAAATATTTATGCGGTATTTATCAATTGATTTTTGAATTAAAGCTCAATGATGTATCAAAATTTGGAATCTGTTGGAATCTGTCTCATGTGTTACCGATGACGGTTTGCTGTTTTTTTacagtcatttttgtttttttcttttccaaattgGTTTGTGGAAAGAAGCAGACCCAAAGAAAACTTTACAATAACCATAATATATAATGACCATAAGCAGAAAAACCTAGAAATGTTCCTTCATTACTAACGACCCATCTAAGCAGAGATGGGCTTCCCTCGCCCCAGACACATCCTCCAGCAACAGAACCGGTGTCCAACatgcaccagaaccagaaccgacATTTCCAACTTCCTCTCCTGAAAGCAGAACCCAcgcaccaccagggggcgtcaGTGGACAGCGAAGCCCCCCTCTTTACCCACGACCTCCAGCCTACGGTGTCCTGGTTACACTCGAATGTGGTGTTCGCTACGGACAAGGTGCGACTGGCACAGGAGTCCAATAACAGACCATCCACATTCTGATGATGGAGGCCCTTTGGCCCAATCGTTAGGGTTCGGGTCagagggttcgggtcagggttCGGGCAGCGGGTtcgggtcagagggttagggtcagagggttagggtttgggtcagagggttagggtcagagggttagggttcgggtcagagggttagggtcagagggttagggtcagagggttagggtttgggtcagagggttagggtcagagggttagggttcgggtcagagggttagggtcagagggttcggGCAGAGGGTtcgggtcagagggttagggtcagagggttagggttcgagtcAGAGGGTTcaggtcagagggttagggtcagagggttcgggcagagggttagggtcagagggttcaggacagagggtttgggttagggtcagagggttcggggcagagggttcgggttagggtcagagggttagggtcagagggttagggtcagagggtttgggttagggtcagagggttcgggttagggtcagagggttcgggttagggtcagagggttagggtcagagggttcgggttagggtcagagggttagggtcagagggttagggttagggtcagagggttagggtcagagggttcgggttagggtcagagggttcggggcagagggttcgggttagggtcagagggttcggggttagggtcagagagttagggttagggtcagagggttcgggcagagggttcgggttagggtcagagggttcgggcagagggttaggggcagagggttcgggttagggtcagagggttagggttagggtcagagggttagggttagggtcagagggttcggggcagagggtttgggttagggtcagagggttcgggcagagggttaggggcagagggttcgggttagggtcagagggttagggttagggtcagagggttagggttagggtcagagggttagggttagggtcagagggttcggggcagagggttagggttagggtcagagggttagggtcagagggtttgGGCAGAGGGTTagggccgtatgaaatcttaccgcaggccgtgattggcccccgggccggactttggacatgcctgacCTAAAGGTAGACCTGGAGGTAGACCTGGAGGTAGACCTAAAGGTAGACCTGGAGGTAGACCTGGAGGTAGTGGTGTCACGCCATCCAGCGCTGTGCACCACTTAAATGTCTTAGTGCTGGAGCCCACAGAGTGGACGGTGGTCCAAGCCCAACCACTTTAGAGGCCTGGTAATTCTACCATGGTTTGGTTTATGATCAGATGCTGCACAAAAGGTTTTAAAAGCAGTAGTTCATATATGTACATTACTCActgattattttattgtatcgtttatgtttttgtctttgtacACTTTTATGCCTTACTACCGCTGGCTAATGTTGTATTGTTCTGaatgttaaaaaagaaatgactgAGCGGCCATTTTGTGATGATGGGTGCCAATAGCGCTCTTGTGGTAAATTGAACGGATGTCTGCTTTTATGCTATTTCACTGTGAGTTTTAAATACATCCTGGAagtaatgaaaaagaaaaacatttacagTACATTTGTAAATTATATTGATTACATTATGGTAGTTAAGAATTCAAATGTCTGACATTTTCTGCAAATATGCTTTTAAATTACACACTTAAGaataaaaacttaaaaataaagaaataatatcAGTTCAAAATACATCATTTTCAATAACTTACTCGTTTCGTAGTTTTATTAGAGTAACGTTGTTTCTAACGTGTTCTCGTaaacattcttttattttgaaagtctcAA
The nucleotide sequence above comes from Takifugu rubripes chromosome 9, fTakRub1.2, whole genome shotgun sequence. Encoded proteins:
- the LOC101065036 gene encoding monocyte chemotactic protein 1B-like, whose product is MAAPRLALAGFVLLLAVITVTEGLRGSGPRRCCTRFNKRQVQQDKVLSYTRTSQRCAIPGVFLKTVGGNTLCARSSVDWVKDLIRHLDAKSAHIGETSNL